One stretch of Deinococcus carri DNA includes these proteins:
- a CDS encoding alpha/beta hydrolase, translating into MTLRTRQLHRGGLDLHLVEAGSGPLVLLLHGYPETSYSWRHQLPVLAGAGMHAVAPDLRGVGHSDAPSHEGGYGMPHLIADVIGIIDGLGAANAVLVGHDWGAQLAWQVAECHPARVRGIVALSVPYAPLAAPTPAQVVMRPAKFFEDYFALVAGDEPRLREALRRFFVALSGDAPPHTLDVLFDAPNGPDTQTLRDLPLDPALSRRWLTDEDLDHYTREFMYSGFAGVFGRYRSLLRDFTQAPGTRGRGLGHPATFLGGTQDSAVRFANLDQMRALLPNLQELTLLRGCGHWVQQERPDAVNAAILDLLAQV; encoded by the coding sequence GTGACCCTGCGAACCCGGCAACTGCATCGCGGCGGCCTCGATCTGCACCTGGTCGAGGCGGGGTCCGGGCCGCTTGTGCTGCTGCTGCACGGCTACCCCGAGACGTCGTATTCCTGGCGCCACCAACTGCCCGTTCTGGCCGGAGCTGGCATGCACGCGGTCGCCCCGGACCTGCGTGGCGTGGGCCATTCGGACGCGCCGTCGCACGAGGGCGGTTACGGCATGCCGCATCTGATCGCCGACGTCATTGGCATCATAGACGGTCTCGGCGCGGCCAATGCCGTGCTGGTCGGCCACGACTGGGGGGCGCAGCTCGCGTGGCAGGTTGCGGAGTGCCATCCGGCGCGCGTGCGGGGCATCGTGGCCCTGAGCGTGCCGTACGCGCCGCTCGCCGCGCCGACCCCGGCCCAGGTGGTGATGCGCCCCGCGAAGTTCTTCGAGGACTACTTCGCGCTGGTGGCCGGCGACGAACCGCGCCTGCGTGAGGCGCTGCGGCGCTTTTTCGTCGCGCTCTCAGGCGACGCGCCGCCCCATACCCTGGACGTCTTGTTCGACGCGCCGAACGGCCCCGATACTCAAACCCTGCGCGATCTGCCGCTCGACCCGGCGCTGTCCCGCAGGTGGCTGACGGACGAGGACCTCGACCATTACACGCGGGAATTCATGTACAGCGGGTTCGCGGGGGTCTTCGGTCGCTACCGCAGCCTCCTGCGCGATTTCACCCAGGCACCTGGAACCCGCGGCCGGGGCCTGGGCCATCCGGCCACTTTCCTGGGCGGGACGCAGGACAGCGCCGTGCGGTTTGCCAACTTGGATCAGATGCGCGCTCTTTTGCCCAATCTTCAGGAACTGACCCTGCTGCGCGGCTGTGGGCACTGGGTACAGCAGGAACGGCCGGATGCGGTCAATGCAGCGATCCTCGACCTCCTGGCCCAGGTTTAA
- a CDS encoding DUF4386 domain-containing protein, producing the protein MTQLSPASAPVRHRSPHPGMVAAVFVTLFMASIAASALLSRGAPYPTPYLPLSQLQDYYARYPDALRVAAFLQFGASVPLAILAATLVDRLRFHGIRVAGTEIAHSGGVAASVFLALSALSTWALTQPDVVSDVGALRTLQLLGFATGGFAHATGLGLLLAGVSVPWLVFGLGPRWVAWTGLAIALTAMLSSLSLLFPSLSVLLPLARFPAYLWLIAAGWTLPAVRDGAP; encoded by the coding sequence ATGACCCAGCTTTCCCCGGCTTCGGCCCCTGTGCGCCACCGCTCGCCCCACCCAGGCATGGTCGCCGCCGTGTTCGTCACACTCTTTATGGCCAGCATCGCGGCCAGCGCCCTGCTGTCGCGCGGGGCACCTTACCCGACCCCTTACTTGCCGTTGTCCCAACTTCAGGACTACTACGCGCGCTACCCGGACGCGTTGCGTGTGGCGGCGTTCTTGCAGTTCGGGGCGTCTGTGCCGCTGGCGATCCTGGCAGCCACGCTGGTAGACCGCCTGCGCTTTCACGGCATCCGGGTCGCCGGCACCGAGATCGCGCACTCTGGCGGGGTGGCGGCCAGCGTGTTCCTGGCCCTCTCGGCCCTGTCCACCTGGGCGCTGACCCAGCCGGACGTAGTCAGCGATGTCGGGGCGCTGCGCACCTTGCAACTCCTGGGCTTCGCCACCGGCGGCTTCGCCCACGCCACTGGCCTGGGCCTGCTGCTGGCCGGCGTGAGCGTGCCCTGGCTGGTCTTCGGGCTGGGGCCACGCTGGGTCGCCTGGACGGGCTTGGCCATCGCCCTGACCGCCATGCTGTCGTCGCTCAGCCTGCTGTTTCCGTCCCTCTCCGTGCTGCTGCCGCTCGCGCGCTTTCCGGCCTACCTGTGGCTGATCGCGGCTGGCTGGACGCTGCCAGCCGTCCGGGACGGTGCGCCGTGA
- a CDS encoding SDR family NAD(P)-dependent oxidoreductase encodes MTPALHGQVALVTGSSRGIGAAIARAFAEHGAKVVVHGRDHTALDAVKAEIGARGGQTLGVAADLTRFEEIEALRGAIEAAWGGVDILVANAGANLTQPGLALEDIPEEGWRASIDANLTATFLTLKCFLPGMKARGSGTIVTVSSAAARRPDARTPMPYAAAKAGIQLLTQAMADQVGPFGVRVNCIAPETILTERNDAQIPEEVKQALIGTHLVRRLGTPEDVAQAALFLASEQSGWISGVVLDVAGGAVLR; translated from the coding sequence ATGACGCCCGCGTTGCACGGGCAGGTGGCGCTCGTGACCGGCAGTTCCCGCGGCATCGGCGCGGCGATTGCGCGCGCGTTTGCCGAGCATGGCGCGAAGGTGGTCGTGCATGGCCGCGACCATACGGCCCTGGACGCTGTGAAGGCAGAGATCGGGGCGCGCGGCGGGCAGACCCTGGGTGTCGCGGCTGATCTCACGCGATTCGAGGAGATCGAGGCGCTGCGTGGGGCCATTGAGGCCGCGTGGGGCGGGGTGGACATCCTGGTCGCCAACGCCGGGGCCAACCTGACCCAGCCGGGCCTGGCCCTGGAGGACATCCCTGAGGAGGGCTGGCGCGCGTCCATTGACGCCAACCTCACGGCCACGTTTCTGACGCTGAAATGCTTTCTGCCAGGCATGAAGGCGCGCGGCTCCGGGACCATCGTCACCGTGTCCTCGGCCGCCGCGCGGCGGCCTGACGCCCGGACGCCAATGCCGTACGCGGCCGCCAAGGCCGGCATCCAGCTTCTGACCCAGGCAATGGCTGACCAGGTCGGCCCCTTCGGGGTGCGCGTCAACTGCATCGCACCCGAGACCATCCTGACCGAGCGCAACGACGCCCAGATACCGGAAGAGGTCAAGCAGGCACTGATCGGCACACACCTGGTTCGCCGGTTGGGCACCCCAGAGGACGTAGCCCAGGCCGCCCTCTTCCTGGCGTCGGAGCAATCCGGCTGGATCAGCGGCGTCGTGCTCGACGTGGCCGGTGGTGCCGTGCTGCGCTAG
- a CDS encoding nuclear transport factor 2 family protein, with the protein MEQQQIIDLTLRWTEAERHGDTATLSTLLTDDFVNIGPAGFLLDKTQWLERYQSGNFQYTALAWQEPQVRVYGDAAIVTGTQVQEATYQGQPSNGQFRGTQVYVRQGGQWKLAGMQLSPIAPRPAGR; encoded by the coding sequence ATGGAACAGCAGCAGATCATCGACCTGACACTGCGGTGGACCGAGGCCGAACGACACGGCGACACGGCGACCCTCTCCACCCTGCTGACGGATGATTTCGTCAACATCGGCCCGGCTGGCTTCCTGCTCGACAAGACCCAGTGGCTGGAGCGCTATCAGTCCGGTAATTTCCAGTACACCGCCCTGGCCTGGCAGGAGCCGCAGGTGCGGGTGTATGGCGACGCGGCCATCGTGACCGGCACGCAGGTTCAGGAGGCGACCTATCAGGGGCAGCCCTCCAACGGCCAGTTCCGGGGCACCCAGGTCTACGTGCGTCAGGGCGGGCAGTGGAAACTCGCTGGCATGCAGCTCAGCCCCATCGCGCCGCGCCCGGCGGGACGGTGA
- a CDS encoding MarR family transcriptional regulator, translating into MSRAFDDALSAAGGSLPTWLVLLALKRHPRANQRELAEQVGIQGATLTHHLNAMEAEGLVTRRRDPANRRVHIIELTASGEDAFQRLREAAVTFDRRLRAGLDEAEINGLRQVLAKLQGNVRGPGTSGVVPSACSPGAAAPPPPPEADDAGPGT; encoded by the coding sequence GTGAGCCGCGCCTTCGACGACGCGTTGAGTGCGGCGGGCGGCTCCTTGCCTACCTGGCTGGTGCTGCTCGCGCTCAAGCGTCACCCGCGGGCCAACCAGCGGGAACTGGCCGAGCAAGTCGGCATTCAGGGGGCTACCCTGACGCATCACCTCAACGCGATGGAAGCGGAAGGTCTGGTGACCAGGAGGCGGGATCCCGCCAACCGCCGCGTCCACATCATCGAACTCACAGCGAGCGGTGAGGACGCTTTTCAACGTCTGCGCGAGGCTGCCGTGACGTTCGACCGCCGGCTGCGGGCCGGGCTCGACGAGGCCGAGATCAACGGGCTGCGCCAGGTGCTGGCGAAGCTGCAGGGCAACGTCCGGGGGCCAGGGACGTCCGGGGTGGTCCCCTCGGCCTGCTCTCCCGGGGCTGCGGCGCCCCCGCCCCCACCGGAGGCTGACGATGCAGGGCCGGGGACTTAA
- a CDS encoding S-adenosylmethionine:tRNA ribosyltransferase-isomerase, with translation MDGLITGWHEPRASHLLMLEAIAGRRHLEVAYAAALEAGYLWHEFGDLHLMLP, from the coding sequence GTGGACGGCCTGATCACCGGCTGGCATGAGCCGCGCGCGAGCCACCTCCTGATGCTGGAGGCGATCGCCGGGCGGCGGCATCTGGAGGTGGCCTATGCGGCGGCGCTGGAGGCCGGGTACCTCTGGCACGAGTTTGGGGATCTGCACCTGATGCTGCCCTGA
- a CDS encoding type II toxin-antitoxin system PemK/MazF family toxin: protein MQVCSAEVGSGVRAVVITPGAYNARSRYVLVALVAGKSHEHPFEVSVGTQNVVLADYVYPLRTEQVQVVGRVQAAVLQDVLAKLEALLFER from the coding sequence GTGCAAGTCTGCAGCGCGGAGGTGGGGTCTGGGGTGCGTGCCGTGGTGATCACGCCGGGGGCCTACAATGCCCGGAGCCGGTATGTGCTGGTGGCCCTGGTCGCTGGGAAGTCCCATGAGCACCCGTTCGAGGTGTCTGTGGGAACGCAGAATGTTGTGCTGGCAGACTACGTGTATCCCCTGAGGACCGAACAGGTGCAGGTGGTGGGCCGGGTACAGGCGGCAGTGCTGCAGGACGTGCTCGCGAAACTTGAGGCGCTGCTCTTCGAGCGGTAG